The Anabaena sp. WA102 genome contains a region encoding:
- a CDS encoding universal stress protein: MIQKILLAVSGLGHAEEMLKNLKELPSFRGAKVTVLHVVTPQSTASVMTDKWEEGGKILAKAIQYLNLDPSQVSSILRQGDPKDVVCQVADEMEADLIIMGSRGMKRLQSIFSNSVSQYVFQLSSRPMLLVKDDIYVKNIKRVMVAMDNSDAAKNCLNLALFLLRGVTGGQLVLANINADLGGKLSGITDLKPEKNSVLGMALAEAQRQSVAVRCVTSSGKPGEEICRLTNELNIDLLLIGSPDRRPSIAKSFVDIDRLIGSSLSDYVRVNSTCPVLLVRTTV, translated from the coding sequence ATGATCCAAAAAATTTTGTTGGCTGTCTCCGGTTTGGGACACGCGGAAGAAATGCTCAAGAACTTGAAAGAACTACCTTCATTTCGAGGCGCAAAAGTTACAGTTCTCCACGTTGTTACTCCACAAAGCACCGCGTCTGTAATGACTGATAAATGGGAAGAAGGGGGCAAAATTCTGGCTAAGGCTATTCAGTATTTAAACTTAGACCCTAGCCAAGTTTCTTCAATTTTACGTCAGGGTGATCCCAAGGATGTGGTTTGTCAAGTCGCTGACGAAATGGAAGCTGATTTGATTATTATGGGTTCACGGGGAATGAAGCGACTACAATCAATTTTCTCCAATTCCGTCAGTCAGTACGTTTTTCAATTGTCTTCTCGTCCCATGTTGCTGGTGAAAGATGACATTTATGTCAAGAACATTAAGCGCGTTATGGTGGCAATGGATAATTCTGATGCTGCTAAAAATTGCTTAAATTTAGCTTTGTTCTTACTCCGGGGTGTTACGGGTGGACAATTGGTTTTAGCTAATATTAATGCAGATTTAGGTGGTAAACTATCAGGTATTACTGACCTCAAACCCGAGAAGAATTCTGTTTTGGGAATGGCTTTAGCAGAAGCTCAAAGACAATCTGTAGCAGTCCGTTGTGTTACCAGCAGTGGTAAACCAGGAGAAGAAATTTGTCGTTTAACTAATGAGTTGAATATAGACTTATTATTGATTGGTTCTCCGGACCGTCGCCCATCTATTGCTAAGAGTTTTGTTGATATAGATCGGCTAATTGGCTCATCTTTATCTGATTATGTTCGTGTTA